GGGATTGAAAAAGTCTCAGGTGTCAAGATTGAGACCATGGAAGTGGATTCTAAAGGAAGTAGAGCTCTGCGAATGCTAAAGTTCTTGAAGTTTTGGATTGAAATTCTTCAAATCAAGAAAAATGAGTTTGATATAGTATTGGCTGAGAGGGCAACGAGCTACGGATTCTTTTCACTTTTTGTGCCTGCAAAAGTACATGTTGTTGCTCAGCAAGGGATCACTGATGCTTATCCTGAAACTGGGTTTTCTGGAAAATATAAAAGATTCCTGCAAAAGAAAGTCTATAAAAAAGTGGATCTAATTCACGCTTGGGGTGAAGTGATGGTACCTGCAATGTTGCAGTCTAAAGCCGATCCCGCAAAAATCCTTGTTATGCCAAAAGGTATGGATTTAAATAAATATGATTTTGTAGATCCATTTAAAAGGGAAATCAATTATAAGGCTATCGTCACCAGATCTCTGACTCAGGTTTATCATCATGAAATGATTTTGGAATCTTTGGCAATTTTAAAGAAAAAAAAGTTGCCGATTTTTCTAACAATTGTAGGGGATGGCGTATTAATGGATGATTTAAAACGTAAATCAGAACAGCTAGGAATTCAAGGACTTGTAGACTTTAAAGGTAGAATTTCAAATGAATCATTGCCACCTCTTTTGCAAGATTCCTCTATTTATATTTCAGTTCCTGAGACAGAGGGTGTTTCTGCATCCTTATTTGAAGCGATGGCTTCAGGCTGCTTTCCTATCGTAACAGATTTACCTGGAACAAGAGCGTTTATTAGAGATGGTGAAAATGGAATGCTGGTTCCCGTAAATGATGCTAAGTCTTTGGCAAAAGCTATTGAAAGTTTCTTGAACAGCTCGGAGAAATACTTTCCATCTATCAATCAAAACAGAAGATACATTGAAACTAAGGCCAATTTGGATAAAAATATGGCTATAATTTTTGAGAGATATCTTTCAATATTGAACTCAAAATCAGACTCAGAAAACTAATATGAGTCAGTTCCATAAATACGTTTTTATAAGAGGAGCTAAAAAGAGGAATCCTTTAATTTTCAAGCATTTTAAAGATTTGAAAGAATCCGAAATTTGGAGCAAGGAAGAATTACTGAAGCTTAATGAACAAAGATTAAGGGATTTATGTGTTTTCTCTTTCAACAATAGTCCATTTTATAAGAAGAGGTTTTTGGAGGTAGGATTTGATCCAGAAAAAGATTGGTCTTTGGAAGGGTTTAAAAAAATCCCTTTTACAACCAAAGCAGATTTGATTTCAAGAAATGAAGAGATCCATACACCAAGCCATTTTTTTAGGAAAAGATTCTATGTGGAAACTTCTGGAACTTCTGGGCAAATATTAACCTTCCACAGGGATGAAAGTTGGGATTCATTTAACAGAGCTAGCATTTGGAGAGGATACTCTTGGTTTGGTGCCAATCCATGGGATAAGAAATTATATTTCTGGGGCTATAACACAGCCAAATTAAAAAGAGCCAAGTTAAGGCTGATGGATTTTTTGGTGAATAGGTTTCGTCTTTTTGATTTCGAACCTAAAAAACTTCAAAAGCTTATTCCCAAGCTATCCCAAGTGAAAATTATTGAGGGCTATAGTAGTATGATTTATGAGTTGGCCAATGTATTGGATGGGAAGGGAGTGAAATTCCCAAACCTATGCATGGTCAAAGGTACTTCGGAGAAAATTTTCCCTCACTATCAGGAGATAGCCCAAAAAATTTATGGAATGAGGATAGTAAGCGAATACGGTTCTACTGAGTCTGGAATCATTGCTTTTGAATGCCCTGACGGAAATATGCACATTAATTTGGAAGGAGTATTTGTTGAAAAAGATCCTGAGGATGGAGGAATCATAGTCACCAATTTACAGAGCTATTCTTTTCCTTCTATTCGATATAAACTTGGTGATCAAATTGAATTAGCAGATCCCGACTTTGAATGCTCCTGTGGTATGAAGCATCCGGTTTTGAAAGAAGTCACTGGAAGGATTGGGAAAAATATTCAAGGTTCCGACAGAAATTACCCTAGCCT
Above is a window of Algoriphagus machipongonensis DNA encoding:
- a CDS encoding glycosyltransferase, coding for MSQQSGKSYRILFLGETYRADAQTWIKGIEKVSGVKIETMEVDSKGSRALRMLKFLKFWIEILQIKKNEFDIVLAERATSYGFFSLFVPAKVHVVAQQGITDAYPETGFSGKYKRFLQKKVYKKVDLIHAWGEVMVPAMLQSKADPAKILVMPKGMDLNKYDFVDPFKREINYKAIVTRSLTQVYHHEMILESLAILKKKKLPIFLTIVGDGVLMDDLKRKSEQLGIQGLVDFKGRISNESLPPLLQDSSIYISVPETEGVSASLFEAMASGCFPIVTDLPGTRAFIRDGENGMLVPVNDAKSLAKAIESFLNSSEKYFPSINQNRRYIETKANLDKNMAIIFERYLSILNSKSDSEN
- a CDS encoding phenylacetate--CoA ligase family protein yields the protein MSQFHKYVFIRGAKKRNPLIFKHFKDLKESEIWSKEELLKLNEQRLRDLCVFSFNNSPFYKKRFLEVGFDPEKDWSLEGFKKIPFTTKADLISRNEEIHTPSHFFRKRFYVETSGTSGQILTFHRDESWDSFNRASIWRGYSWFGANPWDKKLYFWGYNTAKLKRAKLRLMDFLVNRFRLFDFEPKKLQKLIPKLSQVKIIEGYSSMIYELANVLDGKGVKFPNLCMVKGTSEKIFPHYQEIAQKIYGMRIVSEYGSTESGIIAFECPDGNMHINLEGVFVEKDPEDGGIIVTNLQSYSFPSIRYKLGDQIELADPDFECSCGMKHPVLKEVTGRIGKNIQGSDRNYPSLTLYYIFKNIYFNQDRKIDFQAHQYEKGKLQIWLKEPVTKELRNMILNESNNYFSDISLELLENHDFRQQAGKLRDFVSHIE